One genomic window of bacterium includes the following:
- the dapF gene encoding diaminopimelate epimerase, producing the protein MLTKNQFVRSHGLGNDYIVMDPAVLSFKLTPENIIRVCNRNTGVGSDGILALEKSGSSLAKLRIYNPDGSEAEKSGNGLRIFCKFLFEHGYTEKTFFEIETAGGKVQAQLHVMLGKAPSVTVDMGKAHFKAGEIPVNVPNTDSEVLGKKFPILPDGEGLEINCVSMGNPHCVVFVKDVETAEKMAHEVGPILEKHPLFPNRTNVQFAVPRNRKEVDIRIWERGAGYTLASGSSSCAVAAVCVKTGRADGDLTLHMPGGDLFLKVSPDFELTMRGPVEEIALGTVTGELLETLEKNSK; encoded by the coding sequence ATGCTCACCAAGAACCAATTCGTCCGGTCGCACGGCTTAGGCAACGACTACATCGTCATGGACCCGGCCGTGCTCTCCTTCAAGCTGACCCCCGAGAACATCATCCGGGTCTGCAACCGAAACACGGGCGTGGGCTCCGACGGCATCCTGGCCCTGGAGAAGAGCGGTTCATCGCTGGCGAAGCTCCGCATCTACAACCCCGACGGGAGCGAGGCCGAGAAGAGCGGCAACGGCCTTCGCATCTTCTGCAAGTTCCTCTTCGAGCACGGCTACACTGAAAAGACCTTCTTCGAGATCGAGACCGCCGGGGGAAAGGTGCAGGCCCAGCTCCACGTGATGCTCGGCAAGGCCCCCTCGGTGACGGTGGATATGGGCAAGGCCCACTTCAAGGCCGGCGAGATCCCCGTGAACGTCCCGAATACGGACTCCGAAGTTTTGGGCAAGAAGTTCCCCATCCTCCCGGATGGCGAGGGTCTGGAGATCAATTGCGTGTCCATGGGCAACCCCCATTGCGTGGTCTTCGTGAAGGACGTCGAGACCGCCGAGAAAATGGCCCATGAGGTGGGCCCCATCCTGGAAAAGCACCCCCTCTTCCCCAACCGCACCAACGTGCAGTTCGCCGTGCCCCGCAACCGCAAGGAAGTGGACATCCGCATCTGGGAACGCGGGGCGGGCTATACGCTGGCCTCCGGCTCCTCCTCCTGCGCGGTGGCGGCGGTCTGCGTGAAGACCGGCCGCGCCGACGGCGACCTGACGCTCCACATGCCCGGCGGGGACCTCTTCCTGAAGGTGAGCCCCGATTTCGAACTGACCATGCGGGGACCCGTCGAGGAGATCGCCCTGGGCACGGTGACCGGCGAGCTCTTGGAGACCCTGGAAAAGAACTCGAAGTAA